A part of Syngnathoides biaculeatus isolate LvHL_M chromosome 21, ASM1980259v1, whole genome shotgun sequence genomic DNA contains:
- the arhgef15b gene encoding ephexin-1 isoform X2 — MSAQEASQPSAAQAAEVKRRPELPPKPTERTSSLPLGDHARAVSPSSVNVKRMVNKFTENRVAPANAARKQVRRQPALKPEAGPGGGQLQPPPLPKKRTRPPHVKSTESEDGDGVCAEGGRSDPDGKEMESQSVGGEAEEEDLPEWAPGSCCDPGCCCVCHLRRPGMKLVWVPLQAEDGSEGGEGAEVFEEEGSDLAWSEDGETYDRRAEVEDQVDDGGGKVDNEEVTRYSNEEAKMEKVAPLPPKQNTFVPVINKSTQEIEDIYESIIPTVDPNHSKKAAQDLDIPQVKVPTPARRSKPPEIQREACSGSAVDEVPPAIPPRVPMTQDSRSLAPQATTEAVPRTPASPLLPSRPPPLLPKADYSRDNNPTFAQKKEGENDEAGKEDSTEEPSLTKTEISKSWKSRLQNEPLYQTYRATVITKEIRRQTVCRNISTATADYVVDLPSRNECTLWQNLPAVRDSGVLERLTPEQCKYQESMFEVLTSETSYLRSLHVLTEHFLDNRELEGTLVIRDKKPLFSNILRVREVSERFLKDLEDRVFENIVFSDICDIIHYHSKHNFPAYIDYVRNQIYQEKTYTSLMKNNTQFAAVINRLQESPQCHRLPFMSFLLLPFQRITRIKMLIENILKRTQERTKEEQMASKALASVSKIIDECNTEVGKMRQMEELILISTALEFDKLKAIPIICQTRFLEKKGELQEMSKGGTVFQMRVKFNPIYVFLFNDLLIITSSTVKKGTERFVVLDYAHRSLVQVQPLEEERNSGPYENCFTLILLENHNGRMIERLIKAPSQPDMHRWMAAFPSKEEDDVVYDAWDCPQVQCVEQYVAQQADELHLEPTEIVNVIRKTNEGWYEGIRLSDGQKGWFPVSNIIEITNEHVRRRNLKERYRVAQAASQVTTVKKI; from the exons ATGTCTGCCCAGGAAGCAAGCCAGCCTTCCGCAGCCCAGGCGGCGGAGGTCAAACGCAGACCGGAGCTGCCGCCGAAACCGACGGAGCGAACGTCCTCCCTCCCTTTGGGGGATCACGCCAGGGCCGTGAGCCCCTCCAGCGTCAACGTCAAAAGGATGGTGAACAAATTCACCGAAAACCGGGTCGCGCCGGCCAACGCCGCGCGAAAGCAAGTGAGAAGGCAGCCCGCGTTGAAACCCGAGGCCGGTCCTGGCGGTGGCCAGCTCCAGCCGCCTCCGCTGCCCAAGAAGAGGACTCGCCCCCCACACGTCAAGAGCACGGAATCAGAGGACGGCGACGGCGTCTGTGCCGAAGGAGGTCGCTCAG ACCCCGATGGCAAAGAAATGGAGAGCCAGTCCGTCGGCGGAGAAGCGGAGGAAGAGGATCTTCCGGAGTGGGCTCCCGGGTCCTGCTGCGACCCCGGGTGCTGTTGCGTGTGCCACCTCCGGCGACCCGGCATGAAGCTGGTGTGGGTGCCGCTCCAAGCGGAGGACGGCAGCGAGGGCGGAGAAGGCGCCGAGGTCTTTGAGGAAGAAGGTTCCGACTTGGCTTGGTCGGAGGATGGCGAGACGTACGACAGGCGCGCGGAGGTAGAGGACCAAGTGGATGACGGGGGCGGCAAGGTTGACAACGAAGAGGTCACGCGTTACTCGAACGAGGAGGCCAAGATGGAAAAG GTCGCCCCTCTTCCCCCCAAACAGAATACATTTGTGCCGGTTATCAACAAATCCACCCAGGAAATCGAAGACATTTATGAGTCCATAATCCCCACGGTTGATCCCAATCACAGTAAGAAAGCTGCTCAGGACTTGGACATTCCTCAGGTCAAGGTGCCCACGCCGGCTCGCCGGTCTAAGCCTCCAGAGATTCAGAGGGAGGCATGTTCAGGGTCAGCAGTCGACGAGGTGCCGCCCGCCATCCCGCCCCGCGTGCCCATGACTCAGGACAGTCGGAGCCTCGCGCCCCAGGCCACCACGGAGGCAGTCCCTCGGACCCCGGCCAGCCCTCTTTTGCCCAGCAGACCCCCACCGCTGCTGCCAAAGGCGGATTACAGCAGGGACAACAATCCCACCTTCGCACAGAAAAAGG AAGGAGAGAACGACGAAGCAGGCAAAGAGGATTCAACGGAAGAGCC GTCTCTGACCAAGACAGAAATTTCCAAGAGCTGGAAGTCCCGGCTGCAAAATG AGCCTTTGTACCAGACCTACCGGGCCACTGTTATCACAAAAGAGATCCGCCGGCAGACGGTTTGCCGGAACATCAGCACAGCAACCGCGGACTACGTCGTAGACTTGCCGTCCCGGAATGAGTGCACCTTGTGGCAGAACCTTCCAGCGGTGCGGGACAGTGGCGTCCTGGAGCGGCTCACGCCTGAACAGTGCAAATATCAGGAG AGTATGTTTGAGGTTCTGACATCAGAGACCTCCTACCTCCGTTCGCTACATGTTCTTACAGAACACTTCCTGGACAATCGGGAGCTGGAAGGGACGCTGGTCATCAGGGACAAGAAACCCCTCTTTTCCAACATTCTGAGGGTCCGCGAGGTCAGCGAGAG GTTCCTGAAGGACCTCGAGGACCGAGTGTTTGAAAACATTGTGTTCTCCGATATCTGCGACATCATCCACTATCACTCCAAGCACAACTTCCCTGCCTACATCGACTACGTCCGCAACCAGATCTACCAGGAGAAGACCTACACCTCGCTCAT GAAGAACAACACGCAGTTTGCCGCCGTCATCAACCGCCTTCAAGAGTCACCTCAGTGCCATCGGTTGCCGTTCATGTCCTTCCTGCTGCTGCCTTTCCAGCGGATAACGCGCATCAAAATGCTCATTGAG AACATCCTGAAGAGAACACAAGAGAGGACCAAGGAGGAGCAGATGGCCTCAAAGGCTTTAGCCTCCGTGTCGAAG ATCATTGATGAGTGTAACACAGAGGTGGGGAAAATGAGACAGATGGAGGAGTTGATCCTCATCTCCACAGCACTCGAGTTTGACAAGCTCAAG GCCATCCCCATCATCTGCCAGACTCGTTTCCTGGAAAAGAAGGGAGAGCTCCAGGAAATGTCCAAAGGAGGAACTGTTTTCCAAATGAGAGTCAAATTCAATCCCATCtacgtttttctttttaacgacCTGCTCATCATCACCTCAAGCACGGTCAAGAAGGG CACGGAGCGCTTTGTGGTGCTGGACTACGCCCACCGCTCCCTGGTGCAGGTTCAGCCCCTGGAGGAGGAAAGGAACAGCGGGCCATACGAGAACTGCTTCACCCTCATCCTGCTGGAGAACCACAACGGACGCATGATTGAGCGCCTCATCAAAGCCCCGTCCCA GCCGGACATGCACAGGTGGATGGCAGCCTTTCCCAGCAAAGAGGAAGATGACGTGGTCTACGACGCCTGGG ACTGTCCGCAGGTCCAATGCGTGGAGCAGTACGTGGCCCAACAGGCCGACGAGCTACACCTGGAGCCCACTGAAATCGTCAACGTCATACGGAAAACAAACGAGG GATGGTACGAGGGCATCCGGCTGTCGGACGGCCAGAAGGGCTGGTTCCCCGTCAGCAACATCATCGAGATCACCAACGAGCACGTGAGGCGGCGCAACCTGAAGGAACGCTATCGGGTCGCCCAGGCCGCCAGCCAGGTCACCACCGTCAAGAAAATTTAA
- the LOC133494691 gene encoding vigilin-like isoform X2, whose product MSSVAVLTPESFVEHRDGLKDQEIIGCVHEDEADIPTYLEAFPPLPEKGAPGEEAAPAWGATIRPIKASVITRVFHVPLEEPRYKDNSQFGEGEEAKVCLDIMQRTEAHIELSLAKDQGLSIMVTGKVDSVMKARKEIVARLQTQASTAVAIPKEHHRFVIGKNGEKLQELELKTGTKIGVPRPDDPSADIRIAGTKEGIEKARHEILLISAEQDKRAVERLPLEKAFHPFISGPHNRLVQELSQETGARISVPPASLPKDEIVVTGEKEAVALALARIRAIYDDKKRKTTTISAEVKKSQHKYIVGPKGNTLQEILEATGVSVEMPPPDSGSETIILRGEPDKLGSALTQVYSKAKSVTVMDVTAPAWLHRFIIGKKGQNIGRITQQLPRVHIEFTDGEERINLEGPTEEVRQAQAQIREIIRDLLVRMDYTEIIVDQRFHRHLIGKNGTNINRIKEQYKVSVRIPQDSERSSLVRIEGDPKGVQLARRELIEMVQRMENERTKDLVVERKFHRTIIGQKGEKIKEVRDKFPEVIINFPDPAQESNVVQLRGPKSEVEKCTKFLQRMIADLMENSFTLSVPIFKQFHKNIIGKGGANIKKIREQTSTKIDLPTENSDSEMIVITGKKGHCEAARDRILAIQRELANITETEVAIPAKLHNSLIGSKGCLVRAVMEECGGVRIRFPSEGSTSDRVTIRGPAGEVEKAKKQLLRLAAEKSTTSRPIWRPSPSTTSS is encoded by the exons ATGAGCTCAGTGGCAGTGTTGACCCCCGAGAGCTTTGTGGAGCATCGCGACGGCCTGAAGGACCAGGAGATTATCG GCTGCGTCCACGAGGACGAGGCCGACATCCCCACCTACCTGGAGGCCTTCCCTCCTCTGCCAGAAAAGGGTGCGCCGGGGGAGGAGGCGGCCCCCGCCTGGGGGGCTACCATCAGGCCCATCAAAGCTTCCGTCATCACTCGG GTGTTCCACGTGCCCCTCGAGGAGCCCCGCTACAAGGACAACAGCCAGTTCGGGGAGGGCGAAGAAGCTAAAGTCTGCTTGGACATCATGCAACGAACAGAAGCCCACATTGAGCTCTCCCTGGCTAAAGACCAGGGCTTGTCCATCATGGTCACAGGCAAAGTGGACTCCGTCATGAAGGCCCGCAAGGAGATTGTGGCCCGACTGCAGACTCAG GCCTCAACCGCCGTCGCCATCCCCAAGGAGCACCACCGCTTTGTCATCGGGAAGAACGGCGAAAAGctgcaggaactggagctcaaGACCGGGACCAAGATCGGAGTTCCGCGGCCGGACGACCCCAGCGCCGACATCCGCATCGCCGGGACCAAGGAGGGCATCGAGAAGGCGCGGCACGAGATACTGCTGATCTCTGCGGAGCAG GACAAGCGTGCGGTGGAGCGTCTCCCCCTGGAGAAGGCCTTCCACCCCTTCATTTCGGGCCCGCACAATCGGCTGGTGCAGGAGCTGAGTCAGGAAACGGGCGCCCGCATCAGCGTACCCCCTGCCAGCCTGCCCAAGGACGAGATTGTCGTCACCGGGGAGAAGGAGGCCGTCGCCCTGGCGCTCGCCCGCATCCGCGCCATTTACGACGACAAG AAGAGGAAGACCACCACCATCTCCGCGGAGGTGAAGAAGTCGCAGCACAAGTACATCGTCGGCCCAAAGGGCAACACCCTGCAGGAGATCCTGGAGGCCACGGGGGTGTCGGTGGAGATGCCCCCGCCGGATTCCGGCTCGGAGACCATCATCCTGAGGGGGGAGCCCGACAAGCTGGGCTCGGCCCTCACGCAGGTCTATTCGAAG GCCAAAAGTGTGACGGTGATGGATGTGACGGCTCCGGCCTGGCTGCATCGCTTCATTATTGGCAAAAAGGGACAAAACATCGGGCGGATAACACAGCAGCTGCCTCGA GTTCACATTGAGTTCACCGACGGCGAGGAGCGCATCAACCTGGAGGGGCCAACGGAGGAGGTGCGGCAGGCTCAGGCCCAGATACGAGAAATCATCAGGGACCTG CTGGTGAGGATGGACTACACTGAGATCATCGTAGACCAGCGTTTCCACAGACATCTTATCGGAAAGAACGGCACCAATA TAAACCGGATTAAGGAGCAGTACAAGGTGTCTGTGAGAATCCCGCAGGACTCTGAGCGAAGCAGCCTGGTCCGGATCGAAGGTGACCCCAAGGGCGTCCAGCTGGCTCGCAGGGAACTCATTGAGATGGTTCAAAGAATG GAGAATGAGCGGACCAAAGATCTGGTAGTGGAGCGCAAGTTCCATCGGACGATCATCGGCCAGAAGGGAGAGAAGATAAAAGAAGTCCGAGACAAGTTCCCCGAG GTTATCATCAACTTCCCCGACCCGGCGCAGGAGAGTAACGTTGTTCAGCTGAGAGGGCCCAAGAGCGAGGTGGAGAAGTGCACAAAGTTCCTCCAGAGGATGATTGCCGACCTG ATGGAGAATAGCTTCACGCTCTCAGTTCCCATCTTCAAGCAGTTCCACAAAAACATCATCGGCAAAGGCGGCGCCAACATCAAAAAG ATCCGCGAGCAGACCAGCACCAAGATCGACTTGCCCACCGAGAACAGCGACTCCGAGATGATCGTCATCACGGGTAAGAAGGGACACTGCGAGGCGGCCAGAGATCGAATCCTCGCCATCCAGAGAGAACTG GCCAACATCACAGAGACGGAGGTCGCCATCCCGGCCAAGCTGCACAACTCCCTGATCGGCTCCAAGGGCTGCCTGGTGCGCGCCGTCATGGAGGAGTGCGGCGGCGTCCGCATCCGCTTCCCTTCCGAGGGCTCGACTTCGGACAGGGTCACCATCAGGGGGCCCGCCGGCGAGGTGGAGAAGGCCAAGAAGCAACTGCTGCGGCTGGCCGCGGAGAAG TCAACAACTTCACGGCCGATCTGGAGGCCAAGCCCGAGTACCACAAGTTCCTGA
- the LOC133494691 gene encoding vigilin-like isoform X1, translating to MSSVAVLTPESFVEHRDGLKDQEIIGCVHEDEADIPTYLEAFPPLPEKGAPGEEAAPAWGATIRPIKASVITRVFHVPLEEPRYKDNSQFGEGEEAKVCLDIMQRTEAHIELSLAKDQGLSIMVTGKVDSVMKARKEIVARLQTQASTAVAIPKEHHRFVIGKNGEKLQELELKTGTKIGVPRPDDPSADIRIAGTKEGIEKARHEILLISAEQDKRAVERLPLEKAFHPFISGPHNRLVQELSQETGARISVPPASLPKDEIVVTGEKEAVALALARIRAIYDDKKRKTTTISAEVKKSQHKYIVGPKGNTLQEILEATGVSVEMPPPDSGSETIILRGEPDKLGSALTQVYSKAKSVTVMDVTAPAWLHRFIIGKKGQNIGRITQQLPRVHIEFTDGEERINLEGPTEEVRQAQAQIREIIRDLLVRMDYTEIIVDQRFHRHLIGKNGTNINRIKEQYKVSVRIPQDSERSSLVRIEGDPKGVQLARRELIEMVQRMENERTKDLVVERKFHRTIIGQKGEKIKEVRDKFPEVIINFPDPAQESNVVQLRGPKSEVEKCTKFLQRMIADLMENSFTLSVPIFKQFHKNIIGKGGANIKKIREQTSTKIDLPTENSDSEMIVITGKKGHCEAARDRILAIQRELANITETEVAIPAKLHNSLIGSKGCLVRAVMEECGGVRIRFPSEGSTSDRVTIRGPAGEVEKAKKQLLRLAAEKQVNNFTADLEAKPEYHKFLIGRGGANVRRVRDRTGARIIFPSPDDPEQEVITIVGKEEAVRQAHKELESLIKSLDDVVEDSMDVDVRHHRHFVCRRGRVLRELADEYGGVAVTFPRTGANSRRVSLKGAKDCVEAAKKRIREIIKELVGSADFIRKCHFIFMIQCSHPSLIVGFFLR from the exons ATGAGCTCAGTGGCAGTGTTGACCCCCGAGAGCTTTGTGGAGCATCGCGACGGCCTGAAGGACCAGGAGATTATCG GCTGCGTCCACGAGGACGAGGCCGACATCCCCACCTACCTGGAGGCCTTCCCTCCTCTGCCAGAAAAGGGTGCGCCGGGGGAGGAGGCGGCCCCCGCCTGGGGGGCTACCATCAGGCCCATCAAAGCTTCCGTCATCACTCGG GTGTTCCACGTGCCCCTCGAGGAGCCCCGCTACAAGGACAACAGCCAGTTCGGGGAGGGCGAAGAAGCTAAAGTCTGCTTGGACATCATGCAACGAACAGAAGCCCACATTGAGCTCTCCCTGGCTAAAGACCAGGGCTTGTCCATCATGGTCACAGGCAAAGTGGACTCCGTCATGAAGGCCCGCAAGGAGATTGTGGCCCGACTGCAGACTCAG GCCTCAACCGCCGTCGCCATCCCCAAGGAGCACCACCGCTTTGTCATCGGGAAGAACGGCGAAAAGctgcaggaactggagctcaaGACCGGGACCAAGATCGGAGTTCCGCGGCCGGACGACCCCAGCGCCGACATCCGCATCGCCGGGACCAAGGAGGGCATCGAGAAGGCGCGGCACGAGATACTGCTGATCTCTGCGGAGCAG GACAAGCGTGCGGTGGAGCGTCTCCCCCTGGAGAAGGCCTTCCACCCCTTCATTTCGGGCCCGCACAATCGGCTGGTGCAGGAGCTGAGTCAGGAAACGGGCGCCCGCATCAGCGTACCCCCTGCCAGCCTGCCCAAGGACGAGATTGTCGTCACCGGGGAGAAGGAGGCCGTCGCCCTGGCGCTCGCCCGCATCCGCGCCATTTACGACGACAAG AAGAGGAAGACCACCACCATCTCCGCGGAGGTGAAGAAGTCGCAGCACAAGTACATCGTCGGCCCAAAGGGCAACACCCTGCAGGAGATCCTGGAGGCCACGGGGGTGTCGGTGGAGATGCCCCCGCCGGATTCCGGCTCGGAGACCATCATCCTGAGGGGGGAGCCCGACAAGCTGGGCTCGGCCCTCACGCAGGTCTATTCGAAG GCCAAAAGTGTGACGGTGATGGATGTGACGGCTCCGGCCTGGCTGCATCGCTTCATTATTGGCAAAAAGGGACAAAACATCGGGCGGATAACACAGCAGCTGCCTCGA GTTCACATTGAGTTCACCGACGGCGAGGAGCGCATCAACCTGGAGGGGCCAACGGAGGAGGTGCGGCAGGCTCAGGCCCAGATACGAGAAATCATCAGGGACCTG CTGGTGAGGATGGACTACACTGAGATCATCGTAGACCAGCGTTTCCACAGACATCTTATCGGAAAGAACGGCACCAATA TAAACCGGATTAAGGAGCAGTACAAGGTGTCTGTGAGAATCCCGCAGGACTCTGAGCGAAGCAGCCTGGTCCGGATCGAAGGTGACCCCAAGGGCGTCCAGCTGGCTCGCAGGGAACTCATTGAGATGGTTCAAAGAATG GAGAATGAGCGGACCAAAGATCTGGTAGTGGAGCGCAAGTTCCATCGGACGATCATCGGCCAGAAGGGAGAGAAGATAAAAGAAGTCCGAGACAAGTTCCCCGAG GTTATCATCAACTTCCCCGACCCGGCGCAGGAGAGTAACGTTGTTCAGCTGAGAGGGCCCAAGAGCGAGGTGGAGAAGTGCACAAAGTTCCTCCAGAGGATGATTGCCGACCTG ATGGAGAATAGCTTCACGCTCTCAGTTCCCATCTTCAAGCAGTTCCACAAAAACATCATCGGCAAAGGCGGCGCCAACATCAAAAAG ATCCGCGAGCAGACCAGCACCAAGATCGACTTGCCCACCGAGAACAGCGACTCCGAGATGATCGTCATCACGGGTAAGAAGGGACACTGCGAGGCGGCCAGAGATCGAATCCTCGCCATCCAGAGAGAACTG GCCAACATCACAGAGACGGAGGTCGCCATCCCGGCCAAGCTGCACAACTCCCTGATCGGCTCCAAGGGCTGCCTGGTGCGCGCCGTCATGGAGGAGTGCGGCGGCGTCCGCATCCGCTTCCCTTCCGAGGGCTCGACTTCGGACAGGGTCACCATCAGGGGGCCCGCCGGCGAGGTGGAGAAGGCCAAGAAGCAACTGCTGCGGCTGGCCGCGGAGAAG CAAGTCAACAACTTCACGGCCGATCTGGAGGCCAAGCCCGAGTACCACAAGTTCCTGATAGGGCGCGGCGGGGCCAACGTTCGCCGCGTGCGGGACAGGACGGGCGCGCGCATCATCTTCCCGTCGCCTGACGACCCCGAGCAGGAAGTCATCACCATTGTGGGGAAAGAGGAAGCTGTTCGCCAGGCACACAAGGAACTAGAAAGCCTGATCAAAAGCCTG GATGACGTGGTGGAGGACAGCATGGATGTGGATGTACGCCACCACCGCCATTTTGTGTGCCGCAGAGGCCGGGTGCTGCGCGAGCTGGCCGACGAATATGGCGGCGTGGCCGTCACCTTCCCCCGCACGGGGGCCAACAGCCGACGGGTTTCCCTGAAGGGAGCCAAGGACTGCGTGGAGGCCGCCAAAAAACGCATACGGGAGATCATCAAGGAGCTGGTAGGCAGCGCTGACTTCATTAGGAAGtgccatttcattttcatgatcCAATGCAGTCATCCTTCACtgattgtgggtttttttttaagataa
- the arhgef15b gene encoding rho guanine nucleotide exchange factor 15 isoform X1 produces the protein MSAQEASQPSAAQAAEVKRRPELPPKPTERTSSLPLGDHARAVSPSSVNVKRMVNKFTENRVAPANAARKQVRRQPALKPEAGPGGGQLQPPPLPKKRTRPPHVKSTESEDGDGVCAEGGRSDPDGKEMESQSVGGEAEEEDLPEWAPGSCCDPGCCCVCHLRRPGMKLVWVPLQAEDGSEGGEGAEVFEEEGSDLAWSEDGETYDRRAEVEDQVDDGGGKVDNEEVTRYSNEEAKMEKARVHNSLEIIFGESPRRLADPGPHFFVSHPQVAPLPPKQNTFVPVINKSTQEIEDIYESIIPTVDPNHSKKAAQDLDIPQVKVPTPARRSKPPEIQREACSGSAVDEVPPAIPPRVPMTQDSRSLAPQATTEAVPRTPASPLLPSRPPPLLPKADYSRDNNPTFAQKKEGENDEAGKEDSTEEPSLTKTEISKSWKSRLQNEPLYQTYRATVITKEIRRQTVCRNISTATADYVVDLPSRNECTLWQNLPAVRDSGVLERLTPEQCKYQESMFEVLTSETSYLRSLHVLTEHFLDNRELEGTLVIRDKKPLFSNILRVREVSERFLKDLEDRVFENIVFSDICDIIHYHSKHNFPAYIDYVRNQIYQEKTYTSLMKNNTQFAAVINRLQESPQCHRLPFMSFLLLPFQRITRIKMLIENILKRTQERTKEEQMASKALASVSKIIDECNTEVGKMRQMEELILISTALEFDKLKAIPIICQTRFLEKKGELQEMSKGGTVFQMRVKFNPIYVFLFNDLLIITSSTVKKGTERFVVLDYAHRSLVQVQPLEEERNSGPYENCFTLILLENHNGRMIERLIKAPSQPDMHRWMAAFPSKEEDDVVYDAWDCPQVQCVEQYVAQQADELHLEPTEIVNVIRKTNEGWYEGIRLSDGQKGWFPVSNIIEITNEHVRRRNLKERYRVAQAASQVTTVKKI, from the exons ATGTCTGCCCAGGAAGCAAGCCAGCCTTCCGCAGCCCAGGCGGCGGAGGTCAAACGCAGACCGGAGCTGCCGCCGAAACCGACGGAGCGAACGTCCTCCCTCCCTTTGGGGGATCACGCCAGGGCCGTGAGCCCCTCCAGCGTCAACGTCAAAAGGATGGTGAACAAATTCACCGAAAACCGGGTCGCGCCGGCCAACGCCGCGCGAAAGCAAGTGAGAAGGCAGCCCGCGTTGAAACCCGAGGCCGGTCCTGGCGGTGGCCAGCTCCAGCCGCCTCCGCTGCCCAAGAAGAGGACTCGCCCCCCACACGTCAAGAGCACGGAATCAGAGGACGGCGACGGCGTCTGTGCCGAAGGAGGTCGCTCAG ACCCCGATGGCAAAGAAATGGAGAGCCAGTCCGTCGGCGGAGAAGCGGAGGAAGAGGATCTTCCGGAGTGGGCTCCCGGGTCCTGCTGCGACCCCGGGTGCTGTTGCGTGTGCCACCTCCGGCGACCCGGCATGAAGCTGGTGTGGGTGCCGCTCCAAGCGGAGGACGGCAGCGAGGGCGGAGAAGGCGCCGAGGTCTTTGAGGAAGAAGGTTCCGACTTGGCTTGGTCGGAGGATGGCGAGACGTACGACAGGCGCGCGGAGGTAGAGGACCAAGTGGATGACGGGGGCGGCAAGGTTGACAACGAAGAGGTCACGCGTTACTCGAACGAGGAGGCCAAGATGGAAAAGGCAAGGGTTCACAACTCGTTGGAGATTATATTTGGAGAGAGTCCCAGAAGACTCGCGGATCCTGGacctcatttttttgtctctcaccCTCAGGTCGCCCCTCTTCCCCCCAAACAGAATACATTTGTGCCGGTTATCAACAAATCCACCCAGGAAATCGAAGACATTTATGAGTCCATAATCCCCACGGTTGATCCCAATCACAGTAAGAAAGCTGCTCAGGACTTGGACATTCCTCAGGTCAAGGTGCCCACGCCGGCTCGCCGGTCTAAGCCTCCAGAGATTCAGAGGGAGGCATGTTCAGGGTCAGCAGTCGACGAGGTGCCGCCCGCCATCCCGCCCCGCGTGCCCATGACTCAGGACAGTCGGAGCCTCGCGCCCCAGGCCACCACGGAGGCAGTCCCTCGGACCCCGGCCAGCCCTCTTTTGCCCAGCAGACCCCCACCGCTGCTGCCAAAGGCGGATTACAGCAGGGACAACAATCCCACCTTCGCACAGAAAAAGG AAGGAGAGAACGACGAAGCAGGCAAAGAGGATTCAACGGAAGAGCC GTCTCTGACCAAGACAGAAATTTCCAAGAGCTGGAAGTCCCGGCTGCAAAATG AGCCTTTGTACCAGACCTACCGGGCCACTGTTATCACAAAAGAGATCCGCCGGCAGACGGTTTGCCGGAACATCAGCACAGCAACCGCGGACTACGTCGTAGACTTGCCGTCCCGGAATGAGTGCACCTTGTGGCAGAACCTTCCAGCGGTGCGGGACAGTGGCGTCCTGGAGCGGCTCACGCCTGAACAGTGCAAATATCAGGAG AGTATGTTTGAGGTTCTGACATCAGAGACCTCCTACCTCCGTTCGCTACATGTTCTTACAGAACACTTCCTGGACAATCGGGAGCTGGAAGGGACGCTGGTCATCAGGGACAAGAAACCCCTCTTTTCCAACATTCTGAGGGTCCGCGAGGTCAGCGAGAG GTTCCTGAAGGACCTCGAGGACCGAGTGTTTGAAAACATTGTGTTCTCCGATATCTGCGACATCATCCACTATCACTCCAAGCACAACTTCCCTGCCTACATCGACTACGTCCGCAACCAGATCTACCAGGAGAAGACCTACACCTCGCTCAT GAAGAACAACACGCAGTTTGCCGCCGTCATCAACCGCCTTCAAGAGTCACCTCAGTGCCATCGGTTGCCGTTCATGTCCTTCCTGCTGCTGCCTTTCCAGCGGATAACGCGCATCAAAATGCTCATTGAG AACATCCTGAAGAGAACACAAGAGAGGACCAAGGAGGAGCAGATGGCCTCAAAGGCTTTAGCCTCCGTGTCGAAG ATCATTGATGAGTGTAACACAGAGGTGGGGAAAATGAGACAGATGGAGGAGTTGATCCTCATCTCCACAGCACTCGAGTTTGACAAGCTCAAG GCCATCCCCATCATCTGCCAGACTCGTTTCCTGGAAAAGAAGGGAGAGCTCCAGGAAATGTCCAAAGGAGGAACTGTTTTCCAAATGAGAGTCAAATTCAATCCCATCtacgtttttctttttaacgacCTGCTCATCATCACCTCAAGCACGGTCAAGAAGGG CACGGAGCGCTTTGTGGTGCTGGACTACGCCCACCGCTCCCTGGTGCAGGTTCAGCCCCTGGAGGAGGAAAGGAACAGCGGGCCATACGAGAACTGCTTCACCCTCATCCTGCTGGAGAACCACAACGGACGCATGATTGAGCGCCTCATCAAAGCCCCGTCCCA GCCGGACATGCACAGGTGGATGGCAGCCTTTCCCAGCAAAGAGGAAGATGACGTGGTCTACGACGCCTGGG ACTGTCCGCAGGTCCAATGCGTGGAGCAGTACGTGGCCCAACAGGCCGACGAGCTACACCTGGAGCCCACTGAAATCGTCAACGTCATACGGAAAACAAACGAGG GATGGTACGAGGGCATCCGGCTGTCGGACGGCCAGAAGGGCTGGTTCCCCGTCAGCAACATCATCGAGATCACCAACGAGCACGTGAGGCGGCGCAACCTGAAGGAACGCTATCGGGTCGCCCAGGCCGCCAGCCAGGTCACCACCGTCAAGAAAATTTAA